In Verrucomicrobiales bacterium, the following are encoded in one genomic region:
- a CDS encoding DUF1080 domain-containing protein, producing MKHRSLTLSVALCSLVVGIATSGSAAHNRLSSSEKKAGWRLLFDGKTLEGWHNFKAQGVKPGWQVKNGTLACVDPHNAGDIVTADKFDAFELKLDYNISVGGNSGIMFHVTEEGDTAWQTGPEIQLQDNIGGKDGQKAGWLYALYQPANDPKTGKPIDATKPPGKWNRLRIVISPDGSFHEMNGVRYVNYVVGSDDFKARVAKSKFGTMPKFAKASSGWLALQGDHGEVSFRNIKIRPLPVKK from the coding sequence ATGAAACACCGTTCTCTTACACTCTCAGTCGCCCTTTGCTCCCTGGTGGTAGGGATTGCTACCTCCGGCTCCGCCGCGCACAACCGTCTGTCTTCTTCCGAGAAGAAGGCGGGATGGCGGCTGTTGTTCGACGGGAAGACGCTGGAGGGCTGGCACAATTTCAAGGCTCAGGGAGTGAAACCTGGCTGGCAGGTTAAGAACGGAACACTGGCCTGTGTCGATCCGCACAACGCTGGCGACATCGTCACTGCGGACAAGTTTGACGCCTTCGAGCTTAAGCTGGACTACAACATTTCGGTGGGCGGTAACAGCGGTATCATGTTCCACGTAACGGAGGAGGGTGACACCGCCTGGCAGACCGGACCCGAGATTCAGCTGCAGGACAATATTGGCGGCAAGGATGGTCAGAAAGCGGGATGGCTCTATGCGCTCTATCAGCCAGCCAATGATCCCAAGACCGGCAAGCCCATCGACGCAACTAAGCCTCCGGGCAAGTGGAACCGTTTGCGCATCGTGATCAGCCCGGATGGCAGCTTTCACGAGATGAACGGCGTGCGCTATGTGAACTACGTCGTGGGAAGCGACGACTTCAAAGCGCGGGTTGCCAAGAGCAAGTTTGGCACGATGCCGAAGTTCGCCAAGGCGTCGAGCGGCTGGTTAGCGCTTCAGGGTGACCATGGCGAGGTTTCCTTCCGCAATATCAAGATCCGTCCGCTTCCGGTGAAGAAGTGA